The following proteins come from a genomic window of Zygotorulaspora mrakii chromosome 8, complete sequence:
- a CDS encoding L-glutamate gamma-semialdehyde dehydrogenase, translated as MMLAAAQLSTVQAPKQIANEPIKSFGSADTKDWTSLDSSLKKFNSSPLHIPLVIDGERIYNEEKNRATLTQTNPADHHCALAEVTQANEQDILNSIQAAKDAKSKWSLMPFYDRAAIFLRAADLIATKYRYDMLAATILGQGKNVYQAEIDCIAELVDFFRFNVKYASELYAEQPIESSPGVWNKAEYRPLEGFVYAVTPFNFTAIAANLVAAPALVGNTVVWKPSPAAALSNYLLMTILEEAGLPKGVINFVPGDAIEVTNKVLGDKDFAAFHFTGSTNVFKQIYGKIQSGVVENLYRDYPRIVGETGGKNFHLIHPSANIGHAALSTIRGAFEYQGQKCSATSRAYVPESKSEDFFKELTSNLEGTIMNPVNTSATSAAEGDPHGFVGPVIHEQSFNKLVGVIEEAKKDRELEILSGGQYDRSKGWFIHPTVIKTTNPNHKFLSTEFFGPILTVYVYPDSNFSEVCKLIDSTGIYGLTGSVFARDRDAIVEASETLRYSAGNFYINDKCTGAVVGQQWFGGARMSGTNDKAGSSNILSRFVSIRNIKENFYELSDFKYPSNDK; from the coding sequence ATGATGTTAGCTGCCGCTCAGTTGTCGACGGTGCAAGCTCCAAAACAAATCGCAAATGAACCTATCAAATCATTTGGAAGCGCAGATACAAAAGACTGGACCTCCCTAGATTCATCTCTCAAGAAGTTCAACAGTTCGCCTTTGCATATTCCATTAGTGATTGATGGAGAGCGTATTtataatgaagaaaaaaatcgtGCAACATTGACGCAGACTAACCCCGCGGACCACCATTGTGCTCTAGCAGAAGTAACCCAAGCAAATGAACAGGATATTCTTAACTCCATCCAAGCTGCTAAAGATGCTAAGTCTAAATGGAGTTTGATGCCTTTTTATGACAGAGCTGCCATCTTTCTAAGAGCAGCAGATCTCATCGCCACCAAATACCGTTATGACATGCTTGCTGCAACAATTTTGGGACAGGGAAAGAATGTGTATCAAGCAGAAATAGATTGCATCGCCGAATTAGTGGACTTTTTCAGGTTTAACGTCAAGTATGCTAGTGAATTATACGCAGAACAGCCAATAGAGTCTAGTCCTGGTGTGTGGAATAAGGCCGAGTACAGACCTTTGGAAGGTTTTGTTTATGCTGTAACGCCGTTCAACTTTACAGCCATCGCAGCCAATTTGGTCGCTGCACCTGCTTTGGTAGGTAACACAGTTGTTTGGAAGCCATCTCCAGCAGCGGCATTGTCGAACTACTTGTTAATGacaattttggaagaagcCGGTTTACCAAAGGGTGTAATAAACTTTGTGCCTGGTGATGCCATTGAAGTCACTAACAAGGTGCTAGGTGATAAGGATTTTGCCGCATTCCATTTCACAGGTTCAACCAATGTCTTCAAGCAAATCTATGGGAAGATTCAATCCGGTGTTGTAGAGAACCTTTACAGAGATTATCCAAGAATTGTTGGAGAGACTGGTGGTAAGAATTTCCATTTGATTCATCCCTCTGCTAATATAGGTCATGCTGCACTTTCTACAATTAGAGGTGCTTTTGAATACCAGGGCCAGAAATGTTCTGCAACATCAAGAGCCTACGTCCCTGAATCAAAGAGcgaagattttttcaaggaGCTTACTTCAAATCTAGAAGGCACTATTATGAATCCAGTCAACACTTCGGCCACTAGCGCTGCAGAGGGTGACCCTCATGGTTTTGTGGGACCAGTCATACATGAGCAGAGTTTTAATAAGTTAGTAGGGGTCATCGAAgaggcaaaaaaagatcGCGAACTAGAAATTCTATCTGGTGGTCAATATGACAGGTCAAAAGGTTGGTTTATTCACCCAACTGTTATAAAAACAACTAACCCTAATCATAAATTCCTATCAACCGAATTCTTTGGCCCGATTCTTACAGTTTACGTTTATCCGGActccaatttttcagaagtcTGCAAACTTATCGACAGTACGGGCATTTACGGCCTAACAGGATCGGTCTTTGCTAGAGACCGCGATGCCATTGTCGAAGCAAGCGAAACACTGAGATATAGTGCAGGTAACTTCTACATTAACGACAAGTGCACTGGTGCGGTAGTTGGCCAGCAGTGGTTTGGAGGTGCTAGAATGAGTGGTACAAACGACAAAGCGGGAAGCAGCAACATCTTGAGCAGGTTTGTGAGTATTAGAaatatcaaagagaatttttACGAGCTTTCAGACTTCAAGTATCCATCCAACGACAAATGA
- a CDS encoding aldo/keto reductase — protein sequence MGLVKQVKFGNTGLKISPIVVGCMSYGSKSWDSWVMEDKEQVFKILKYCYDQGIRTFDTADIYSNGKSEHLLGEFLKHYNINRETVVILSKIRFAVDESLPMTLLLSTLYGADEQTALTLANQGGLSRKHIMDGVAKSVERLGTYIDVLQIHRMDYDTPMKETMKALNDVIERGDVRYIGASTMKATEFAEMQFIAEKNGWFKFSSWQSMYNLLYREDEREIIPFAKKHNVALIPWSPNNRGQLTRPLGQTTARSDTDGRLNQATEADKEIIKRVENVAKDKGLSMAQVSSAWVLSKGCYPIIGMSSIERVKEAIGALDVTLTDDDLAYLEEPYQPKKQQ from the coding sequence ATGGGTTTAGTTAAGCAAGtgaaatttggaaatacaGGTTTAAAAATCTCCCCAATTGTTGTGGGATGTATGTCGTATGGTTCAAAATCGTGGGATTCTTGGGTGATGGAAGACAAGGAGCAAGtattcaagattttgaaatactgTTACGACCAAGGTATTCGTACTTTCGACACCGCTGATATTTACAGCAACGGTAAAAGTGAACATTTACTGGGtgagtttttgaaacaCTACAATATCAATAGAGAGACGGTTGTAATCTTATCCAAGATCCGTTTCGCCGTTGACGAGTCGTTGCCAATGACTCTGCTTCTAAGTACTCTTTATGGTGCTGATGAACAAACTGCTTTGACATTGGCCAACCAAGGTGGTCTATCACGTAAGCACATTATGGATGGTGTTGCTAAATCTGTCGAAAGATTAGGAACCTACATTGATGTTCTTCAGATCCACAGAATGGATTACGATACCCCAATGAAGGAGACCATGAAGGCTTTGAATGATGTCATCGAACGTGGTGACGTTAGATACATTGGTGCATCCACTATGAAAGCCACGGAATTTGCAGAAATGCAATTcattgctgaaaagaatggctggttcaaattttctagTTGGCAATCCATGTATAATTTGCTATATCGTGAggatgaaagagaaatcatTCCTTTTGCCAAGAAGCATAATGTAGCGCTAATTCCATGGTCTCCAAACAACAGAGGTCAATTGACAAGACCGTTAGGTCAAACAACTGCAAGATCAGATACTGACGGTCGTTTGAACCAGGCCACTGAGGCTGATAAGGAGATCATTAAACGTGTGGAAAACGTTGCAAAAGACAAGGGTTTGAGTATGGCTCAAGTCTCTTCTGCTTGGGTCTTGAGTAAGGGCTGTTATCCTATCATCGGTATGAGTTCTATTGAACGTGTAAAGGAGGCTATTGGGGCACTTGATGTTACATTGACGGATGATGATTTGGCTTATCTTGAAGAGCCATATCAACCAAAAAAGCAACAATAA